The genomic interval acaaagaaaatgaaaacaaagcaaattTAGGTGTTCATGGTATGAATGTATGTGTAtattataattgtaatttcATCTAAGTGTAAgaaaacaatgcaaacaaCTACCTACAACAAGATAATGAAGAGcaagaaattatataaattaataaagatcgtgttaaaaactatatagaaaatatatacttacatgtatatttaaatttagcaGCAAGTTTCAACTATTTGTAAATTTCAACCAAGATGTAATTGTTTCAATGTCAGCAACCAGAAAGTGTAAAgcttatatttaaaatacaaaatatattttgtgcaAGAAAGGCGATAAATCAGTTAAAGGgtaaaatccaattaaaaacattttaaaaagcTGTATAACActttaaaactaaaagtaaaaaatgtttagtcATGAATTTGGGCAATGAGACGGAAAAGAAATCGAATTACAGAAACACTTGAATATtgtaaaaatcaaaaatcggaataaacaaaccaaataaactatttttaatgaatatcTATTAATGGGTCAACTTTCAATTCAAATATTAAGTTACCTGGCAAAGGATTTAAAAACTGTTGAATTTGTTAATGTAATGACCCCAGATTTTCTCGGACTTTCCAAATTTGCGCATAATTTGGTTCGGATCTTATCATTGCCTTAATTCGCGCCTAGGCATTGCGCTTAAACAAAACGTACcttataaaattaaacaagtttAAACTCCAAATTCAGTAAGCAGACACAAATTACCACACACAtttcaaattacaaatttcaaGGCAACGTgtaaaaaacaacacaaatgTTTAATGCGGTGTAAAAAAATCAGATGTATCAGAAAGATTcacaaaaataatagaaatttcTGGCAGACGCAAGATTATTAGGGGGCAAAGAATACAAAAACGAAAGCACGATGACATCTATATAGGTTTGCCTaggtatatattatatatttaggTCACTAGTTGGTATGTCTAACTTCTATATGtattataaaatgtaaaaaagtaCAGAAAATATGGGTAAATAATGTAAAAGTTGGCAATGAGAGTTGGCTAGTTAGTGGATCAGTTATATTTAAAGATTGATTATAAGTAAAGGGCAAAATTGTTGACGTCTAACGTAACGCTGGCGGCATGTTGTTGAAAACACGTTAAAAGAAGGGAAAAGATGGAGGGATCGatatacacatacaaatatataaatgtttattcaGGTATGAATGGCGTTAGGTATGTTTATTGTAATATTGATTACGATGTGAACCTGttattgcaaatgaaaagtgaTTTTAACTATTAAgaaaatctatatatatactataaacccataaaatctaaaaataacGATCTAACAGTTATACATTAAATGATTAATATAAATGCAagcaacacacacattttAAGTTTGAAAAACTGttaaaaacgcaaaaaaaatcatttaactAGAAACAAAACTACCTAAAACTACAATGCATATTTGATCAATTGATTTAATatgctttattattatgttaacATACAATTTCATCTCAGAGATGTTTCAAACATGcaaccaaccaacaacaacaaaagcaaagtgaaataaaaagtaattataaAAACGAATTACAGATCTTTAATGCGTAAGCTGTTTGCCCAAATCTTTATTCAATTAGTAGTTCACAAACTTGCGTTTAATGAGTTATTTATATCTATTGCGTCAATATTGAAAAGCATGGCGGGTCTTAAGACATATTGAAGTTTTGCGTAAAATCGTACTCGATGGTTGGTATGACGGTCTGAACGAATTTCAGGAATATGATCAAGTATAAATGCACTCCCAGCTGACCGCCGCCCTCCTCTACCGTCTGTATAATCTTCTTCATAATGTCCGCATGCCGACACGGATGCACCGAGGCCATATTGGGACCTGGAAGATGCGGATGCGACTCCATGGTGACAGTTTTCTTGGCGTGATCCTGCGAGACATCCTCGTACATCTGTTCCACCGTCAGTGGCTTGCGCTGCTCATCATACCCCACCACCCAGAGCCGTGGCGTCTGATAGTACTTGTCATAGCTGATGTGCAGGTCGTAGGTGCGTGTGTGGAGCACTGAGTCACCGCTGGCCTCCGCGTCCCCCGATGCGGCTGTCACTGGGCTTGCCTTTGCTTCCGCCTCCGGTTTGCGTGTGGTGGTGGCAACGGCGGGATCGACCAGCTCCAGCATGCCGCTCTCCTCAAAATCGTCCATGTCAATAgcctcgtcgtcgtcctcgtctTCGGCCTCGGCCCCAGCGCCCGGCGCTGATTTGTCGCTATC from Drosophila yakuba strain Tai18E2 chromosome 3L, Prin_Dyak_Tai18E2_2.1, whole genome shotgun sequence carries:
- the LOC6534186 gene encoding ubiquitin-like-conjugating enzyme ATG3; the encoded protein is MQSVLNTVKGTALNVAEYLTPVLKESKFRETGVLTPEEFVAAGDHLVHHCPTWQWAAGDETKTKPYLPKDKQFLITRNVPCYRRCKQMEYVGEETLVEEESGDGGWVETHQLNDDGTTQLEDKICELTMEETKEEMHTPDSDKSAPGAGAEAEDEDDDEAIDMDDFEESGMLELVDPAVATTTRKPEAEAKASPVTAASGDAEASGDSVLHTRTYDLHISYDKYYQTPRLWVVGYDEQRKPLTVEQMYEDVSQDHAKKTVTMESHPHLPGPNMASVHPCRHADIMKKIIQTVEEGGGQLGVHLYLIIFLKFVQTVIPTIEYDFTQNFNMS